From a region of the Gossypium raimondii isolate GPD5lz chromosome 10, ASM2569854v1, whole genome shotgun sequence genome:
- the LOC105777447 gene encoding uncharacterized protein LOC105777447, translating into MKKSSMPHPYHSSKVADPNVNGDHLKDNRGVRSNVTEKKSAAGAATNKLEKKPSVDINESAEAFIQKFRHQLLLQRLESIENYEKMLARGL; encoded by the coding sequence ATGAAGAAGAGCTCCATGCCTCATCCTTACCACAGCTCCAAAGTTGCAGACCCTAATGTTAATGGTGATCATTTGAAAGATAACAGAGGCGTCAGGTCCAACGTGACAGAGAAAAAGTCAGCTGCTGGTGCTGCCACTAATAAGCTGGAGAAAAAGCCATCCGTCGACATAAACGAAAGTGCGGAGGCCTTCATCCAGAAATTCAGGCACCAGCTTTTGCTCCAGAGGCTTGAGTCCATTGAAAATTATGAGAAAATGTTGGCTAGAGGACTCTGA
- the LOC105777446 gene encoding glyoxylase I 4: protein MKESMGNPLHLKSLNHISLVCKSVEESMNFYQDILGFAPIRRPGSFDFNGAWLFGYGIGIHLLQSEDPESLPKKKEINPKDNHISFQCESMGAVEKKLKEMELEYVRAIVEEGGIYVEQLFFHDPDGFMIEICNCDNLPVIPLAGEMPRSCSRLNLQHMQRQQIQQVVQQ, encoded by the exons atgaaggaaagtATGGGAAACCCTCTTCACCTCAAATCTTTGAACCACATCTCCCTTGTGTGTAAATCAGTTGAGGAATCCATGAACTTTTATCAGGATATTCTTGGGTTTGCTCCAATCAGGAGACCTGGATCATTTGACTTTAATGGGGCATG GTTGTTTGGATACGGGATTGGAATACATCTCCTGCAATCGGAGGATCCAGAGAGTTTGCCcaagaaaaaggaaatcaaTCCCAAGGATAATCACATTTCTTTCCAG TGTGAGAGCATGGGAGCAGTGGAGAAGAAGCTGAAGGAAATGGAACTGGAATACGTACGGGCAATAGTGGAAGAAGGTGGAATCTACGTTGAACAACTCTTCTTCCATGACCCAGATGGGTTCATGATCGAGATATGCAACTGTGATAACCTACCGGTCATCCCACTAGCCGGTGAGATGCCTCGTTCATGCTCCCGACTTaatctgcaacacatgcagcGTCAGCAGATACAGCAAGTGGTTCAGCAGTAG
- the LOC105778270 gene encoding peptide deformylase 1A, chloroplastic/mitochondrial — translation MELLHKFSFRLLPPVTFNFNHTRLASLYLSTRFPVSGPAFSDPGPLFTSRRPLSSSVVSKAGWFLGLGERKKTSLPEIVKAGDPVLHEPAKEVDPGEIGSERIQNIIADMVRVMRMAPGVGLAAPQIGIPLQIIVLEDTTEYISYAPKEEIKAQDRRPFDLLVIINPKLKKRSNRSALFFEGCLSVDGFRAVVERHLDVEVTGFGRDGQPIKVDASGWQARILQHECDHLDGTLYVDKMVPRTFRTVQNLDLPLAEGCPKLGAR, via the exons ATGGAACTCCTTCACAAATTCTCCTTCCGTCTTCTACCCCCGGTCACGTTCAACTTCAACCATACCAGATTAGCCTCTCTATATCTTTCCACCCGATTTCCCGTTTCCGGACCCGCATTTTCAGACCCGGGTCCACTCTTCACGTCCCGAAGGCCTCTGTCTTCCTCGGTTGTTAGCAAAGCGGGTTGGTTTCTGGGTCTTGGAGAAAGGAAGAAAACGAGCTTGCCTGAGATAGTTAAAGCGGGTGACCCGGTTTTGCATGAACCGGCCAAGGAGGTTGACCCGGGCGAAATTGGGTCGGAGCGGATACAGAATATAATTGCAGATATGGTTCGGGTTATGAGGATGGCTCCAGGTGTAGGTCTTGCCGCCCCTCAAATTGGAATCCCTTTGCAA ATCATAGTATTAGAGGATACAACAGAATACATTAGTTATGCGCCCAAGGAAGAGATTAAAGCGCAGGATAGACGCCCTTTCGATCTTCTG GTCATAATAAATCCAAAGCTTAAAAAGAGAAGCAATAGGAGTGCACTATTTTTTGAAGGTTGTTTGAG TGTTGATGGATTCAGAGCAGTTGTGGAGCGACATCTTGATGTTGAGGTCACAGGTTTCGGTCGCGATGGCCAGCCTATCAAAGTAGATGCCTCTGGGTGGCAAGCACGTATACTGCAGCATGAGTGTGATCATTTGGATGGAACACTGTATGTAGATAAGATGGTTCCAAGAACATTCAGAACTGTTCAAAATCTGGATCTGCCGCTTGCTGAGGGGTGTCCGAAGCTTGGTGCCCGTTAG